The Streptomyces aurantiacus genome includes a region encoding these proteins:
- a CDS encoding DUF1963 domain-containing protein encodes MNALDEYRAAARKRDVPEHLLDRALRLARPRLELRSMDDADDPVVGQYGGRPQLPPDVEWSGFPAFIASVDCAAVPVGDLDIQLPQDGQLLFFANNSEPSDDPGPEEGRVLYVPAGTATTERAPSEENASYTYEQYPLRGRLDWFVPDTDNTVADQDTVRLIDPYLLDYMDETMNGELTLGGYANPIQYDPAPWPATGDDALILLARADYHFVDTPSFSCATSWLIHPRDLAGRNFENVRLDFQAYM; translated from the coding sequence ATGAACGCACTTGACGAGTACCGCGCGGCGGCCCGCAAGCGAGACGTGCCCGAGCACCTTCTCGACCGGGCGCTGCGCCTCGCCCGCCCGCGCTTGGAACTGCGGTCGATGGACGACGCCGACGATCCCGTCGTCGGCCAGTACGGAGGCCGTCCCCAGCTTCCCCCGGACGTTGAATGGTCCGGCTTCCCGGCCTTCATCGCATCGGTCGACTGCGCCGCGGTCCCGGTCGGCGACCTGGACATCCAATTGCCGCAGGACGGGCAGCTGCTGTTCTTCGCCAACAACAGTGAACCGAGCGACGATCCCGGGCCCGAGGAAGGCCGGGTGCTCTACGTCCCGGCCGGAACGGCAACGACGGAACGGGCCCCCTCCGAAGAGAACGCGTCCTACACCTACGAGCAATACCCGCTCCGAGGCCGGCTGGACTGGTTCGTGCCCGACACCGACAACACCGTCGCGGACCAGGACACCGTGCGTCTCATCGACCCGTACCTGCTGGATTACATGGACGAGACCATGAACGGCGAACTCACCCTGGGCGGATACGCCAACCCGATACAGTATGACCCGGCCCCCTGGCCCGCCACCGGCGACGATGCACTCATCCTGCTGGCACGCGCCGACTACCACTTCGTAGACACCCCCTCTTTCAGCTGCGCCACGTCGTGGTTGATCCACCCTCGGGACCTGGCCGGGAGGAACTTCGAAAACGTGCGGCTCGACTTCCAGGCATACATGTGA